From Oryza sativa Japonica Group chromosome 4, ASM3414082v1, one genomic window encodes:
- the LOC4337136 gene encoding N-terminal acetyltransferase A complex catalytic subunit NAA10 yields the protein MVCIRQATIDDLLAMQACNLMCLPENYQMKYYLYHMLSWPQLLFVAEDYGGRIVGYVLAKMEEDPSEPCHGHITSLAVLRSHRKLGLATKLMSAAQAAMDQVFGAEYVSLHVRRSNRAAFNLYTSTLGYQIHDVEAKYYADGEDAYDMRKPLRQPQPKKHHHHHHHHHGPGGCCSHDAPPAASGSSPPSSNSPEKTDS from the coding sequence aTGGTGTGCATACGGCAGGCGACGATCGACGACCTGCTGGCGATGCAGGCGTGCAACCTGATGTGCCTGCCGGAGAACTACCAGATGAAGTACTACCTCTACCACATGCTGTCGTGGCCGCAGCTGCTGTTCGTGGCGGAGGATTACGGCGGCCGGATCGTCGGCTACGTGCTCGcgaagatggaggaggaccCCTCGGAGCCTTGCCACGGCCACATCACCTCCCTCGCCGTGCTCCGCTCCCACCGCAAGCTCGGCCTCGCCACCAAGCTCATGTCCGCCGCGCAGGCTGCCATGGACCAGGTGTTCGGCGCCGAGTACGTCTCCCTCCACGTCCGCCGCTCCAACCGCGCGGCCTTCAACCTCTACACCTCCACGCTCGGGTACCAGATCCACGACGTCGAGGCCAAGTACTacgccgacggcgaggacgcCTACGACATGCGCAAGCCGCTGCGGCAGCCGCAGCCCAAGAagcaccaccatcaccaccaccatcatcacGGCCCCGGTGGTTGTTGCTCACACGATGCTCCTCCCGCGGCATCTGGGTCTTCTCCGCCGTCCTCTAATTCGCCAGAGAAGACCGATTCATGA
- the LOC4337137 gene encoding double-strand break repair protein MRE11, which produces MGDESNTLRVLVATDCHLGYMEKDEIRRFDSFEAFEEICSLAEQNKVDFVLLGGDLFHENKPSRSTLVKTIEILRRYCLNDQPVKFQVVSDQTINFPNRFGQVNYEDPNFNVGLPVFTIHGNHDDPAGVDNLSAIDILSACNLVNYFGKMDLGGSGVGEIAVYPVLVKKGTTFVALYGLGNIRDERLNRMFQTPHAVQWMRPETQDGMSVSDWFNILVLHQNRIKTNPKSAINEHFLPRFLDFIVWGHEHECLIDPQEVPGMGFHITQPGSSVATSLIDGEAKPKHVLLLEIKGNQYRPTKIPLRSVRPFHYAEVVLKDEVDVDPNDQASVLEHLDKIVRNLIKKSSQPTASRPETKLPLIRIKVDYSGFSTINPQRFGQKYVGKVANPQDILIFSKSAKKRQTTGVGNIDDSEKLRPEELNQQTIEALVAENNLKMEILPVDDLDIALHDFVSKDDKMAFYACLQRNLEETRTKLNSEADKFKIEEEDIIVKVGECMQERVKERSLRSKEDSRFTSSSQNLDTGGRSVTAQSNLNSFSDDEDTREMLLGARTTNAGRKASGFTRPSKDATDVAKTGTSRRGRGRGTASMKQTTLNFSQSRSSAAIRSEEVQSSSDEENETNEANEVVESSEPEESPQQTGRKRAAPRGGRGRGRGATAKRGRKADISSIQSMLMSKDDDDDDEDDRPKKPPPRVTRNYGAVRRR; this is translated from the exons AT GGGAGACGAAAGCAACACACTCCGTGTACTTGTGGCAACCGATTGCCATCTCGGCTACATGGAAAAGGACGAGATTCGTAGGTTTGATTCATTTGAGGCGTTTGAAGAGATATGCTCATTAGCAGAGCAGAATAAG GTTGATTTTGTGCTACTTGGTGGTGACCTTTTCCATGAGAACAAACCTTCACGTTCAACCTTAGTTAAGACCATTGAGATTCTACGGCGTTACTGCTTGAATGACCAGCCAGTGAAGTTCCAGGTTGTCAGTGATCAGACAATCAACTTTCCAAACAG ATTCGGCCAAGTAAATTATGAAGATCCAAACTTCAATGTTGGATTGCCTGTGTTCACTATCCATGGAAACCATGATGATCCAGCTGGTGTG GATAATCTCTCTGCAATTGATATTCTCTCAGCCTGCAATCTTGTAAATTATTTTGGGAAGATGGACCTTGGTGGCTCTGGTGTTGGTGAAATAGCAGTCTATCCTGTACTCGTAAAAAAG GGTACAACTTTTGTTGCGCTCTATGGCCTTGGAAACATTAGAGATGAACGATTAAACAGGATGTTTCAG ACACCTCATGCTGTACAATGGATGCGACCTGAAACTCAAGATGGAATGTCAGTATCTGACTGGTTCAATATTCTTGTTCTTCATCAGAATAG GATAAAAACAAACCCTAAAAGCGCAATCAATGAGCATTTCTTACCACGTTTTCTGGACTTTATAGTATGGGGCCATGAGCATGAATGCCTTATTGATCCCCAG GAGGTACCTGGGATGGGTTTTCACATCACTCAACCAGGCTCATCAGTTGCAACCTCCCTGATTGATGGTGAAGCAAAACCAAAGCATGTTCTCTTGTTAGAAATCAAG GGAAACCAGTATAGGCCAACCAAAATACCTTTGAGATCCGTTAGGCCCTTTCACTATGCTGAG GTTGTGTTAAAAGATGAAGTGGATGTTGATCCCAATGATCAGGCCTCTGTTCTTGAACATTTGGATAAAATT GTAAGAAATCTTATTAAGAAGAGTAGTCAGCCAACAGCCAGTAGACCAGAGACCAAACTTCCACTAATTAGAATCAag GTAGATTACTCTGGGTTTTCAACAATTAATCCACAACGATTTGGTCAGAAGTATGTCGGGAAG GTTGCAAACCCCCAGGATATTCTTATCTTCTCAAAATCAGCAAAAAAGCGTCAGACTACTGGAG TAGGCAATATTGATGACTCTGAGAAACTTCGTCCCGAGGAACTAAACCAACAAACTATTGAAGCTTTGGTTGCCGAAAATAACTTG AAAATGGAGATTCTTCCAGTTGATGACTTGGACATTGCATTGCATGATTTTGTGAGCAAGGATGACAAGATGGCGTTTTATGCCTGTTTGCAGCGGAATCTTGAAGAAACCAGA ACTAAATTGAATTCAGAGGCagataaatttaaaatagaGGAAGAAGATATAATAGTCAAAGTTGGCGAGTGCATGCAG GAACGTGTGAAGGAAAGGTCCCTCCGCTCCAAGGAAGATTCACGGTTCACGTCAAGCTCTCAAAACTTG GATACTGGAGGTAGATCTGTTACAGCTCAAAGTAACCTGAACTCTTTCAGTGATGATGAAGACACCAGGGAGATGCTTCTCGGTGCAAGAACAACTAATGCTGGAAGGAAAGCATCTGGATTTACAAGACCCTCTAAAGATGCTACCGATGTTGCCAAAACTGGAACTTCCAGAAGGGGCAGGGGAAGAGGGACGGCCTCAATGAAGCAGACCACTCTGAATTTCAGCCAATCAAG GTCAAGTGCTGCTATCCGCAGTGAGGAAGTGCAATCTTCTTCAGATGAGGAAAATGAGACTAATGAAGCAAACGAAGTTGTTGAATCTTCA GAACCGGAGGAGAGTCCCCAACAAACTGGACGGAAAAGGGCAGCTCCTAGAGGTGGTAGAGGTAGGGGTAGAGGCGCTACTGCAAAAAGGGGTAGAAAAGCAGATATTTCATCCATCCAGAGCATGCTGATGAGCaaagatgatgatgacgatgatgaagatgacagGCCGAAGAAACCTCCACCTCGG GTCACTAGGAACTACGGAGCTGTTAGGAGGAGATGA
- the LOC4337138 gene encoding uncharacterized protein has translation MASPEREEEEAARSPPPKRPRRDGDAPPEPQPARVGLNPADCDLDFDVGGGGLRGEALHDGGFAYCWSGARATVGVRGGGKYCFGCKVVAEQAVEMEDTAADQQHLCRVGVSRGGDPVGALGETGHSFGFGGTGKFSHQGKFVEYGVKFGVGDTVVCAVDLDSKPLASIGFSRNGEWLGIAKHFDASDKGLGLVESPVSSMQWESAIFPHVLLKNVVVEMQFSKEDGLQLVDGYELWPSACVDGNAVSGPVFAEQKECEIMMMVGLPASGKSTWAEKCIKEHKEKRFILLGTNLALVQMKVPGLLRKNNYGERFERLMDRATMIFNTLLTRAAKIPRNYIIDQTNVYKNARSRKLRPFANYRKTAVVVFPSPSELKVRAAKRFKEMGKDVPADAVNEMTANFVLPLSKDMPDSKEPFDEVIFVELSRDEAQRNLDEMKRLLPKASTPSYANFSNQNVSSTYSGTIAGTMPSLSPGYHRQMDSPYGSGVQTPRALTHQQAAWGVQGFQSPAGINHHQVHLSSYPNTPYQHQQIQSNHPSTPYQHQAQSTSYPSTPYQDQIHSSYPSNPTQHQIHLNYPSTPNQYQSHSTYPNTPFPGHGNSVYDSNGGPGPYNPNPYSMNTDMQQRIQAPIGDRNQSYAVVSNEAYGRSGYEAANSVGRPINTHPAVYNSGSGNYMPYMQHSHDVHNSGSQYSAPVPRPPYGAPPPNYMNPQTSIWHI, from the exons ATGGCCTCGccggagcgggaggaggaggaggccgcgcgaTCGCCTCCGCCGAAGCGCCCCCGCCGCGACGGTGACGCCCCGCCGGAACCCCAGCCTGCCCGCGTGGGCCTCAACCCGGCGGACTGCGACCTCG AtttcgacgtcggcggcggcgggctccggGGGGAGGCGCTGCATGATGGCGGGTTCGCCTACTGCTGGTCGGGCGCGCGCGCCACGGTGGGCGTGAGGGGTGGCGGGAAGTACTGCTTCGGGTGCAAGGTCGTCGCCGAGCAGGCCGTGGAGATGGAGGACACGGCCGCGGACCAGCAGCACCTCTGCCGCGTCGGGGTCTCGAGGGGCGGCGACCCCGTGGGGGCCCTCGGGGAGACCGGCCACAGCTTCGGGTTTGGGGGCACGGGGAAATTCTCCCACCAGGGCAAGTTTGTGGAGTATGGCGTCAAGTTTGGGGTTGGGGATACGGTTgtctgcgccgtggaccttgATTCCAAGCCGTTGGCGTCGATCGGGTTCTCCAGGAATGGGGAGTGGCTTGGCATTGCCAAGCACTTCGATGCAAGTGACAAAGGGCTGGGTTTGGTTGAATCTCCTGTGAGCTCAATGCAATGGGAGTCGGCAATCTTTCCACATGTGTTGCTGAAGAATGTTGTTGTCGAGATGCAATTCAGCAAGGAGGATGGATTGCAGCTTGTTGATGGTTATGAGCTCTGGCCCTCAGCTTGTGTCGATGGGAATGCGGTATCTGGCCCTGTGTTTGCAGAACAAAAAGAGTGTGAAATCATGATGATGGTTGGTCTCCCAGCTTCAGGGAAGTCAACATGGGCAGAGAAGTGTATCAAGGAGCACAAGGAGAAGCGCTTTATCCTTCTCGGGACTAATCTTGCATTGGTGCAAATGAAG GTGCCAGGATTGCTGCGTAAGAATAACTACGGTGAACGCTTTGAACGTTTGATGGATCGTGCCACAATGATTTTCAACACATTGCTGACCAGGGCTGCGAAGATCCCTCGCAACTACATCATCGATCAGACTAATGTTTACAAAAATGCCCGTAGTCGCAAACTAAGGCCATTTGCAAACTACCGTAAG ACTGCTGTGGTTGTGTTCCCATCGCCAAGTGAACTCAAGGTCCGGGCAGCAAAGCGTTTCAAGGAAATGGGGAAGGATGTGCCAGCTGATGCAGTAAATGAGATGACAG CTAATTTCGTCTTACCACTGTCCAAGGACATGCCTGATTCTAAAGAGCCCTTTGACGAG GTAATCTTTGTAGAGCTTTCCAGGGATGAAGCCCAGAGAAACCTGGATGAGATGAAACGTTTGCTGCCAAAAGCCTCAACTCCCAGCTATGCCAATTTCAGTAACCAAAAT GTGAGCTCAACATATAGTGGGACTATTGCTGGGACAATGCCATCTCTGTCACCAGGTTATCACCGACAAATGGACAGTCCATATGGAAGTGGTGTGCAGACACCAAGGGCCTTGACACACCAACAGGCAGCATGGGGTGTTCAGGGTTTCCAGAGTCCAGCAGGGATTAACCACCATCAAGTCCACTTAAGCAGCTACCCAAATACCCCATACCAACATCAACAAATCCAATCAAACCATCCAAGCACCCCATACCAACATCAAGCCCAATCGACAAGCTACCCAAGTACCCCTTATCAAGATCAAATTCACTCGAGCTACCCAAGTAACCCAACCCAACATCAAATTCATCTGAACTACCCCAGTACCCCAAACCAATACCAAAGCCATTCAACATATCCAAATACCCCATTTCCCGGTCATGGAAATAGCGTATATGATTCCAATGGTGGCCCAGGTCCATACAATCCTAATCCTTACAGCATGAACACCGATATGCAACAAAGAATTCAAGCTCCCATTGGTGACAGGAACCAGTCCTATGCAGTTGTGTCAAATGAAGCCTATGGGAGATCTGGCTATGAAGCGGCAAATTCTGTTGGAAGGCCTATCAATACACATCCTGCCGTGTACAATTCTGGCAGTGGCAATTACATGCCCTATATGCAGCATTCTCACG ATGTGCACAACTCTGGATCACAGTACTCAGCTCCAGTCCCCAGGCCTCCTTACGGAGCTCCTCCACCAAACTATATGAATCCACAGACGAGCATTTGGCATATCTAG
- the LOC4337139 gene encoding probable galacturonosyltransferase 10, with product MRRRPFLDQRRPSSFKRRWQQRPWWFRLAVTLLLALACLFLLLALRGSPDPDPVVLPSTDSSRSAATTSPLLHQRSYLDGVTDAFNMTDEMLSAHSFSRQLMDQISLAKTYLVVAKEANNLQFAAELSSQIRRAQSILAHAAAHGGTVTEQDAEKAIRDMSVLFFQAQQFRYDSAVTIMKLKGQIQSLEEKSKAEAEKSTKYGQIAAEELPKGLYCLGVRLTMEWFKTTELQRKFTERSPAVQSNLRDNSLYHYCVFSDNILAVSVVVNSTTLNSMRPEKIVFHLVTDEVNYAPMRAWFALNDYRGATVEIQKVEDFTWLNSSYVPVLKQLQDAATQNYYFSGSGNRGTPVKFRNPKYLSMLNHLRFYIPEIYPELRKVVFLDDDIVVQKDLSELFTINLNGNVMGAVETCMETFHRFHKYLNHSHPLIRAHFDPDACGWAFGMNVLDLVMWRNKNVTGIYHYWQERNADHTLWKLGSLPPGLLAFYGLVEPLDPKWHVLGLGYTTVDPATIKEGAVLHYNGNMKPWLKIGMEKYKGFWDNYVDYSHPLLQRCFTH from the exons ATGAGGCGGCGGCCGTTCCTCGACCAgcggcggccgtcgtcgttcaagCGCCGGTGGCAGCAGCGCCCGTGGTGGTTCCGCCTCGCGGtcaccctcctcctcgccctcgcctgCCTCTTCCTCCTGCTCGCGCTCCGGGGCTCGCCCGACCCCGACCCGGTGGTGCTCCCCTCCACCGACTCGTCCAGATCCGCGgccaccacctcccctctcctccatcaG AGATCTTACCTCGATGGCGTTACGGATGCGTTCAACATGACCGACGAAATGCTGAGTGCTCACTCGTTTTCAAGGCAGCTTATGGACCAGATTTCCCTTGCAAAAACCTACCTCGTCGTTGCGAAGGAAGCCAATAACCTGCAGTTTGCAGCAGAGCTTAGCTCGCAGATACGGCGGGCGCAGAGCATCCTTGCGCATGCTGCAGCCCATGGTGGCACGGTGACGGAGCAGGATGCGGAGAAGGCAATTAGGGACATGTCGGTGTTGTTCTTCCAGGCGCAGCAGTTCCGCTATGATAGTGCAGTTACAATCATGAAGTTGAAGGGTCAGATTCAATCCCTAGAGGAGAAATCGAAAGCTGAGGCGGAAAAGAGCACCAAGTATGGGCAGATTGCTGCCGAGGAGCTTCCAAAGGGGCTTTACTGCCTTGGAGTCCGGTTAACCATGGAATGGTTCAAGACAACTGAGCTCCAGAGGAAGTTTACTGAGAGGAGCCCAGCAGTACAGAGCAACCTAAGGGATAACAGCCTTTACCATTACTGTGTTTTCTCGGACAACATCCTTGCTGTTTCTGTTGTCGTCAATTCTACAACTCTAAATTCAATGCGCCCTGAAAAGATTGTTTTTCACTTGGTGACTGACGAGGTGAATTATGCTCCCATGAGGGCGTGGTTCGCCCTGAATGATTACAGAGGAGCCACTGTGGAGATTCAAAAGGTAGAGGATTTCACTTGGCTCAATTCATCGTATGTTCCTGTTCTTAAACAGCTCCAGGATGCTGCCACCCAGAACTACTACTTCTCTGGCAGTGGTAATCGTGGAACACCAGTCAAATTCAGGAACCCTAAGTACTTATCAATGCTTAACCACCTGAGGTTCTATATCCCAGAAATCTATCCAGAATTGCGTAAGGTCGTATTTCTTGATGATGACATTGTTGTCCAAAAGGACTTGTCGGAATTGTTTACCATCAACCTCAATGGAAATGTTATGGGAGCTGTAGAGACTTGCATGGAGACATTTCACAGGTTCCATAAGTATCTTAACCATTCCCATCCTCTAATCCGTGCTCATTTTGATCCTGATGCCTGTGGCTGGGCATTTGGTATGAATGTTCTTGATCTTGTGATGTGGAGGAATAAGAATGTGACAGGTATATATCATTACTGGCAAGAGCGCAATGCTGATCATACCCTATGGAAGCTTGGATCTTTACCACCTGGTCTTCTTGCTTTCTATGGCTTGGTTGAGCCATTGGACCCCAAATGGCATGTCTTGGGACTGGGCTACACAACAGTGGATCCCGCTACTATCAAAGAAGGTGCAGTGTTGCATTACAATGGAAATATGAAGCCATGGCTAAAAATTGGGATGGAGAAGTACAAGGGCTTCTGGGATAACTATGTAGACTATTCACACCCTCTGCTTCAGCGGTGCTTCACGCACTAA